One Syntrophales bacterium DNA segment encodes these proteins:
- a CDS encoding ATP-binding protein yields MKATTTRFKKEFSAIFQWRSLKTKVTLLTLAVFLIGIWSLTFYASRMLREDMQRMLSEQQFSTASIIAADINGELEGRFTTLEKVAGKITPAMLGNPAAIQKFLEDRIAYPMLFNAGTYATRLDGIAIADIPLAAGRVGVNYSDRDYLLEALKGKTTISKPLVSKRAQAPAVVMSTPIRDAKGRVIGVLAGRIRLSESSFLDKIAKSRYGKTGAYMLVAPQHNLIIIGTDKSRIMQKIPTAGVNPLWDSYARGFEGSGVIVDSRGLEVLSSAKQIPTAGWIIVARIPTKEAFAPIRAMQNRMLLAAIFLSLLAGILTWWMLKRQLAPIFTTIKTLAVLADADQPPEPLPIARKDEIGELIGGFNQLLEALRKRREDLKQSEERFSLFMDHSPALAFIKDNEGRTLYVNKSMDKAFNASTWIGLNTSEIFNSSEAARILADDQRAMQRGYQKTEESFLNLDGKVHHYETQKFLISRADQQPLLGGIAVDVTDRKQAEEERNNLEERLQRAEKMEALGLLAGGVAHDLNNVLGIVVGYAELILESADASSSLKPHLLNIMNGGQKAAAIVNDLLTLARRGVSGRDIINLNKIIADFCQSPEFEKLSSYHTAVEIKAELEPDLPNITCSSVHLGKSLYNLVANGCEAMAQGGILTIRTASQYLDMPLQGYDEIQSGDYVVLSVADTGEGIDNKDLKRIFEPFYTKKVMGRSGTGLGLAVVWGTVKDHHGYINVQSEKGKGSVFTLYFPATKQDRTTEGEAVALAAYMGKGESILVVDDVKEQRELAAGMLSSLNYQVFTAAGGAEAVAYLQERTVDLLVLDMIMDPGMDGLDTYKSVLAIHPRQKAIIVSGFSESDRVHEAQGLGAGTYVRKPYIKEKLGLAVRKELERSAQ; encoded by the coding sequence ATGAAAGCCACAACGACCAGATTTAAAAAGGAATTCAGCGCAATATTTCAGTGGCGCTCCCTCAAGACCAAGGTGACTCTCTTAACGCTGGCCGTTTTTTTGATCGGCATCTGGTCGCTTACGTTCTATGCCAGCCGGATGCTGCGCGAGGATATGCAGAGGATGTTGAGCGAGCAGCAGTTCTCGACGGCATCCATCATAGCCGCAGATATCAATGGTGAACTGGAAGGCCGCTTTACAACGCTGGAAAAGGTCGCCGGAAAAATTACTCCGGCCATGTTGGGAAATCCTGCGGCCATCCAGAAGTTCCTTGAAGATCGCATCGCCTATCCGATGCTGTTTAATGCGGGCACCTATGCCACTCGCCTTGACGGCATAGCAATTGCGGATATTCCGCTTGCTGCAGGAAGGGTCGGCGTCAATTACAGTGACAGAGATTACCTGCTTGAAGCGTTGAAAGGTAAAACGACAATCAGCAAACCATTGGTCAGCAAGAGAGCGCAAGCTCCGGCGGTCGTGATGTCAACCCCTATTCGCGATGCTAAAGGCAGGGTAATTGGCGTCCTGGCCGGTCGGATCAGACTCAGCGAGTCCAGTTTTCTGGACAAGATTGCCAAGAGCCGCTATGGCAAGACCGGGGCCTATATGCTTGTCGCGCCGCAGCACAATCTGATTATCATCGGCACCGACAAGAGCCGTATCATGCAGAAGATCCCTACTGCCGGCGTTAATCCTTTGTGGGATAGCTATGCGCGCGGCTTCGAGGGCTCCGGCGTGATCGTGGATTCTCGCGGCTTGGAAGTGCTGTCGTCGGCGAAGCAAATTCCCACCGCTGGTTGGATTATTGTCGCCCGTATTCCCACTAAAGAAGCCTTTGCCCCGATCCGCGCCATGCAAAACCGGATGCTGCTTGCAGCGATTTTCCTGAGCCTGCTGGCGGGCATCCTGACGTGGTGGATGTTGAAGCGCCAGCTTGCGCCGATCTTTACCACCATTAAAACGCTGGCCGTCCTGGCGGATGCCGATCAGCCCCCGGAACCTCTGCCCATCGCCCGGAAGGATGAAATCGGCGAATTGATTGGCGGCTTCAATCAACTGCTCGAAGCCTTAAGAAAACGGAGAGAAGACCTGAAGCAGAGTGAAGAGCGATTTTCTCTTTTTATGGACCATTCACCAGCCCTTGCCTTTATTAAAGATAATGAAGGCAGAACGCTTTATGTTAACAAATCTATGGACAAGGCCTTCAACGCTTCGACATGGATAGGATTAAACACTTCAGAGATCTTTAACAGCTCAGAGGCGGCGAGAATACTTGCTGATGATCAAAGAGCAATGCAGAGGGGATATCAAAAAACAGAAGAGAGTTTTCTTAATCTTGACGGGAAAGTGCATCATTACGAAACACAAAAGTTTCTTATCTCCAGAGCAGATCAACAACCCCTCCTGGGAGGCATTGCCGTTGACGTTACCGACCGCAAGCAGGCGGAAGAGGAAAGAAACAATCTGGAGGAGCGTCTGCAGCGCGCGGAGAAGATGGAGGCCCTGGGGCTCTTGGCCGGCGGCGTTGCCCACGACCTCAACAATGTTCTGGGCATTGTCGTCGGTTATGCGGAATTGATTCTGGAGAGCGCCGATGCGTCAAGCTCGCTTAAGCCCCATCTCCTTAACATCATGAACGGGGGGCAGAAGGCGGCAGCGATTGTAAATGATCTGTTGACCTTAGCCAGAAGAGGAGTATCCGGCAGGGATATTATCAATCTGAATAAAATCATTGCTGATTTTTGCCAGTCCCCGGAGTTCGAAAAACTGTCATCCTATCATACCGCAGTCGAGATCAAGGCCGAGCTGGAGCCGGATCTGCCGAACATCACCTGCTCTTCGGTGCATCTCGGCAAGTCGCTCTACAATCTGGTTGCCAATGGCTGTGAGGCGATGGCCCAAGGCGGCATTTTGACCATCAGGACCGCCAGTCAGTATCTGGATATGCCGCTGCAAGGATATGATGAAATTCAAAGCGGAGACTATGTCGTTCTTTCTGTAGCCGATACAGGGGAAGGTATCGACAATAAGGATCTGAAACGTATCTTTGAACCATTTTATACAAAGAAGGTTATGGGTAGAAGCGGCACAGGTCTGGGGCTTGCGGTAGTCTGGGGCACGGTCAAGGATCATCATGGCTACATCAATGTGCAGAGTGAAAAGGGCAAGGGCAGCGTCTTCACGCTATATTTCCCTGCAACCAAGCAAGATAGGACCACGGAGGGGGAGGCTGTCGCCCTTGCCGCGTACATGGGGAAGGGGGAATCCATTCTGGTGGTGGATGACGTAAAGGAGCAGCGGGAGCTGGCGGCAGGGATGCTAAGTTCTCTGAATTACCAGGTATTCACGGCTGCCGGCGGGGCCGAGGCGGTGGCGTACTTGCAGGAACGTACAGTTGACCTGCTGGTGCTTGACATGATCATGGATCCCGGGATGGACGGGCTGGACACCTATAAAAGCGTCCTGGCTATCCATCCCCGGCAAAAGGCAATTATCGTCAGCGGCTTTTCGGAGTCGGATCGGGTGCATGAAGCCCAGGGGCTCGGCGCCGGTACTTACGTGAGAAAACCCTATATCAAAGAAAAGCTGGGGCTGGCGGTAAGAAAAGAGCTGGAGCGCTCCGCGCAATGA
- a CDS encoding AmpG family muropeptide MFS transporter has translation MQHINPWIWVPSLYLAEGVPYIMAMTVSVILYKRLGVSNTEIALYTSWLYLPWVIKPLWSPFVDLFRTKRFWIVAMQLIVGASFAGVALTIPAPAFFRYTLAFFWIMAFSSATHDIAADGFYMLGLEEHQQSAFIGVRTIFYRIAVIAAKGILVVFAGNLETRGFSVQTAWSLTFFLLAALVLALFIYHVIVLPFPAADHPVRRDPQHSSLALFLRGFVLFFRRKDIVPMIAFFLFYRFAEAQLVKMVAPFLLDGRAKGGLGLSTTEVGIVYGTVGAMALMAGGLLGGWASSRKGLKYWLWIMVFAMHLPDVIFIYLSVALPQNLWIINAAVAIEQFGYGFGFTAYSLYMIMACEGEYKTVHYAIATGIMAFGMMIPAMSSGWIQERLGYPGFFLWILVSTVPGFIVAALVKIDPEFGRKKG, from the coding sequence ATGCAACACATTAACCCCTGGATATGGGTTCCGTCTCTTTACCTGGCGGAGGGGGTCCCCTACATCATGGCGATGACCGTTTCGGTCATCCTCTATAAAAGGCTGGGTGTCTCCAACACGGAAATTGCGCTGTACACCTCCTGGCTCTACCTGCCCTGGGTGATCAAGCCGCTGTGGAGCCCGTTTGTCGATCTGTTCCGCACAAAACGCTTCTGGATTGTGGCGATGCAGCTTATCGTCGGGGCTTCATTCGCCGGCGTTGCCCTGACGATCCCGGCGCCCGCCTTTTTTCGCTACACGCTGGCATTTTTCTGGATCATGGCCTTCAGCTCGGCGACGCACGATATCGCCGCCGACGGCTTTTACATGCTGGGGCTTGAGGAACACCAGCAGTCCGCGTTTATCGGGGTGCGGACGATCTTCTACCGGATCGCGGTGATCGCCGCCAAGGGAATTCTCGTTGTCTTTGCCGGGAACCTGGAAACGCGGGGCTTCAGCGTGCAGACGGCGTGGTCGCTGACCTTTTTCCTGCTGGCGGCGCTTGTGCTGGCCCTTTTCATTTATCATGTTATTGTTCTTCCTTTTCCGGCTGCGGATCATCCCGTTCGGCGCGATCCGCAGCACAGCTCGCTTGCGCTTTTCCTGCGGGGGTTCGTGCTTTTCTTCCGGCGGAAGGATATCGTGCCGATGATCGCCTTTTTTCTCTTTTATCGTTTCGCCGAGGCGCAGCTTGTCAAGATGGTTGCCCCTTTTCTGCTTGACGGACGGGCCAAGGGGGGGCTCGGCCTTTCGACGACAGAAGTAGGCATCGTTTATGGGACTGTTGGGGCGATGGCGCTGATGGCGGGAGGGCTTCTCGGCGGCTGGGCGTCTTCGCGAAAGGGGCTTAAATACTGGCTGTGGATAATGGTTTTTGCCATGCACCTGCCGGACGTTATTTTTATCTATCTGTCCGTCGCGCTGCCGCAGAATCTCTGGATAATAAACGCCGCAGTGGCGATCGAACAGTTCGGATATGGGTTTGGTTTTACAGCATATTCCCTCTACATGATCATGGCTTGCGAGGGTGAATACAAGACGGTGCACTACGCGATCGCAACGGGGATCATGGCCTTTGGGATGATGATCCCGGCGATGTCGAGCGGCTGGATTCAGGAGCGCTTAGGCTACCCTGGGTTCTTTCTGTGGATCTTGGTTTCGACTGTTCCCGGCTTTATCGTCGCAGCGCTCGTGAAGATCGACCCGGAGTTTGGTAGAAAAAAGGGATAG
- a CDS encoding FixH family protein, with the protein MKRLVLAAMSVLLVAGTAMAKDYEITKKAGDYTVAVKMDRNPPITGDNNLSVAIKDASGAEVKDAKVAVEYSMAAMPGMPAVRVKTDTELKGSEYKAKLNFSMAGGWSIATRITRGGKTAQAKFSVDVR; encoded by the coding sequence ATGAAAAGATTGGTTTTAGCGGCGATGTCGGTATTGCTGGTTGCCGGCACGGCAATGGCAAAGGACTATGAGATAACCAAGAAAGCAGGCGATTACACCGTGGCGGTAAAAATGGACAGGAATCCTCCCATTACCGGCGATAACAACCTGTCCGTTGCCATCAAGGATGCATCTGGCGCAGAAGTCAAGGATGCCAAAGTGGCGGTGGAGTATTCCATGGCCGCCATGCCCGGGATGCCGGCCGTTCGAGTCAAGACAGATACGGAATTGAAGGGCAGCGAGTATAAGGCAAAACTTAACTTCTCCATGGCCGGAGGCTGGAGCATTGCCACCCGGATAACCCGCGGCGGCAAGACAGCCCAAGCCAAATTCAGTGTTGATGTGAGGTAG
- a CDS encoding glutamine synthetase III produces MQHDENALYSFGENVFNDKVMQERLPVATYQKLMATIKEGNPLDGTIADSVANAMKDWAMEKGATHFTHWFQPLTGITAEKHEAFLRPLGFGKAFFEFSGKELSQGEPDASSFPSGGLRATFEARGYTAWDCTSPAFLRDDGGGLTLCIPTAFYSYTGEALDKKTPLLRSMEAVSQQALRVLKILGNTKATRVVATVGPEQEYFLVDRDYYEQRLDLILSGRTLFGAAPPKGQELEDQYFGSIRDRINAYMREVDLELWKIGVSARTKHNEVAPAQYELAVIYESTNIAADHNQLVMDTLKRVALRHDLVCLLHEKPYAGINGSGKHNNWSLSSNDGQNLLEPGKTPCENLQFLIFLMAVLAALDRYSPILRATAARAGNDHRLGANEAPPAIISVFLGDQITEILTGIEKGVFQPAKAIGELDMNVSTLPKFPKDTTDRNRTSPFAFTGNKFEFRMVASSQSVSGPNVALNTIVATTLDEIATELEKAAPEKLQKKIEDILVRLIKKHKRIIFNGNNYSAEWLKEAEKRGLPNVKTTPEALTSFIDKETIRIFEKFHVLSGKELESRYEIYQEEYVKHVNIEAQTMIQMANKQYIPAISAFLQEQMDLLGSLQAAGLKNPGVKKLVDELNKGLQGVYEKTEKLDKASLLTQAIEPADKRGLAIKDKVIPAMGELRAAVDAMETITAGDYWPTPSYAEMLFLS; encoded by the coding sequence ATGCAACACGATGAAAATGCGCTGTATTCGTTCGGAGAAAATGTTTTTAATGATAAGGTGATGCAGGAGCGACTGCCGGTCGCCACTTATCAAAAGTTGATGGCAACAATCAAAGAGGGCAACCCGCTGGATGGAACCATCGCCGATTCCGTGGCCAATGCGATGAAGGATTGGGCGATGGAAAAAGGGGCAACCCATTTTACCCACTGGTTTCAACCGTTGACCGGGATTACCGCTGAAAAGCACGAAGCCTTTTTAAGGCCGCTGGGATTCGGCAAGGCGTTTTTCGAGTTCAGCGGGAAAGAGCTCAGTCAGGGCGAGCCGGATGCCTCCTCCTTTCCTTCCGGAGGCCTGAGGGCAACCTTTGAGGCTCGCGGTTATACGGCATGGGATTGCACATCTCCCGCTTTTTTGCGCGATGACGGCGGCGGCCTGACGCTCTGTATCCCCACCGCCTTCTACTCCTATACCGGCGAGGCATTGGATAAAAAGACCCCGCTTTTACGTTCGATGGAAGCGGTTTCCCAGCAGGCGCTGCGGGTGCTTAAAATATTGGGGAACACCAAGGCTACGCGAGTGGTTGCCACCGTGGGCCCCGAACAGGAATATTTCCTCGTGGATCGCGACTATTACGAACAGCGGTTGGACCTGATTCTCTCCGGGCGAACCCTGTTCGGCGCCGCTCCCCCCAAGGGGCAGGAGCTGGAAGATCAATACTTCGGTTCGATCCGCGATCGCATCAACGCCTATATGCGCGAGGTGGATTTGGAGCTTTGGAAAATAGGCGTTTCGGCGCGGACCAAGCACAATGAGGTGGCGCCTGCCCAGTATGAACTTGCCGTTATTTATGAAAGCACCAATATTGCCGCGGATCATAATCAATTGGTCATGGATACCCTGAAAAGGGTTGCCCTGCGCCACGATTTGGTCTGTTTGCTGCACGAAAAGCCCTATGCGGGAATCAATGGTTCCGGAAAACACAACAACTGGTCGCTCAGCTCCAACGATGGCCAGAACCTGCTGGAGCCGGGGAAAACGCCGTGCGAGAACCTCCAGTTTCTGATTTTTCTAATGGCGGTATTGGCCGCTCTGGATCGTTATTCTCCCATACTGCGCGCCACTGCCGCCCGCGCCGGCAATGATCACCGCCTGGGAGCGAATGAAGCGCCGCCGGCCATTATTTCGGTCTTTCTGGGCGATCAGATCACGGAAATTCTTACCGGCATTGAGAAGGGCGTCTTCCAGCCGGCCAAGGCCATAGGCGAACTGGATATGAATGTCAGCACCCTGCCGAAATTTCCCAAGGATACGACAGATCGCAACCGCACCTCGCCATTTGCCTTCACGGGGAATAAATTCGAATTCCGCATGGTTGCTTCCAGTCAGTCCGTGTCCGGGCCGAACGTGGCGCTCAATACGATTGTGGCAACTACGCTGGATGAAATCGCCACAGAATTGGAAAAAGCCGCCCCGGAAAAGCTTCAGAAGAAGATTGAGGATATTTTGGTGCGATTGATCAAAAAACACAAGCGCATCATTTTCAATGGCAATAACTACTCCGCCGAATGGCTCAAGGAAGCGGAAAAACGCGGTTTGCCGAATGTGAAGACCACGCCGGAAGCGCTTACATCCTTTATCGATAAAGAGACGATTCGCATCTTCGAGAAATTCCACGTGCTGAGCGGAAAGGAACTGGAATCACGCTATGAGATCTATCAGGAAGAGTACGTCAAGCATGTAAATATTGAAGCTCAGACAATGATCCAGATGGCCAACAAGCAGTACATTCCGGCCATATCGGCATTCCTGCAGGAGCAGATGGACTTGCTGGGCAGCCTGCAGGCGGCCGGTCTGAAGAATCCGGGGGTGAAGAAGCTTGTCGATGAACTCAACAAAGGTCTTCAGGGGGTTTATGAGAAAACGGAAAAGCTGGACAAAGCTTCGCTTCTTACTCAGGCCATTGAGCCTGCCGATAAGCGGGGACTGGCGATCAAGGATAAGGTGATCCCCGCAATGGGAGAGCTGCGCGCGGCTGTCGATGCGATGGAAACGATCACTGCCGGCGATTACTGGCCGACGCCGAGCTATGCGGAGATGCTGTTTCTAAGCTAA